In the Mycolicibacter minnesotensis genome, CCCGCGCCCCTGGTGATCCGCATATCGCCGATGGCCCATTTCGCGGTGGGCTTCCTGACACTCGGCCTGCTGATCCCGGTGACGACGTGGCCCGTGACAGCCCCCCTGCTGGCACTGCCGGTCCTGGCCTCGGCACTCATCGCAAGGTGGCGAACGGTCGCCGACGCCGAACAGATCACTGTGCGGACGCTTCTCGGCAGCCGTTCGGTGCCGTGGGACGCCATCGCCGGCTTGGGCTTCACGCGGGGATCGTGGGCGCGGGCACACCTACGGGACGGCGAGGTTCTTCGCCTACCCGCGGTGAGCTTCGCGACGCTGCCGCTGTTGACCGAGGCGAGCGGCGGGCGGGTACCGAACCCCTACCGCTGACCGCCCCCACCACGCCCGGATTTAGCCGAGCGGGTTCGCCCCGTTGAGGAAGACCCACATCGCGATGCCGCCAGCGATCCCGAGCAGCAAAGCCGCAATGGATCCGATGAAAGGCCGTCGAGCCCACCCACGGTCGCCGTCGAGTCCGTAACGGCCCGGTCCGACCAGCACGATCGCCACCGCCACCACAATGAGAATGAGGTGGAATTCGTGACCGTCGGGCAGGAAGAGCCCGAGCCGGCCCTGGTTGTCCGACGAGACACCGGTGAGAACCCCGTTGATGAAATAAGCCAGCGCACCGGCCGCGGCCAACGGGGTGAACAGTCCGAGCACCAACAGCAGACCCGCTGCGATCTGGCCGCCCCCGGCCACGTAGGTCAGGATGTCGGCGTGCTGATAGCCCGCAGCCGCGATTGAGCTCTTGAATCCGCTCAGACCCTGGCCACCCCACCAACCGAACAGTTGGCGCAGCCCGTGCGCCACCAACAGCACACCCAGGCCCATGCGCAGAACGAGCAGACCGAGGTCTTGGGTACCGCGCCGGTCGACTGCCCGGAACGGCTCATCGATATCGGGGTCTGGACCGATGGAGACGCCCACACGCCCCGGACTGGCCTGCGGTTCGGCGTAGGGCAGCGGCTGGTAGCCGCCTGCCGCCACCCGGGCGCCAGTGGGGTCGTAGGCCGGAATGGCGGCGGTCTCGAAATCACCGGTGTAGGTCGGCGATGGCATG is a window encoding:
- a CDS encoding PH domain-containing protein, whose product is MAHFAVGFLTLGLLIPVTTWPVTAPLLALPVLASALIARWRTVADAEQITVRTLLGSRSVPWDAIAGLGFTRGSWARAHLRDGEVLRLPAVSFATLPLLTEASGGRVPNPYR
- a CDS encoding DoxX family protein — translated: MTSHGEGSHWRRPGETADAGKGRPKSARLVDPEDDMPSPTYTGDFETAAIPAYDPTGARVAAGGYQPLPYAEPQASPGRVGVSIGPDPDIDEPFRAVDRRGTQDLGLLVLRMGLGVLLVAHGLRQLFGWWGGQGLSGFKSSIAAAGYQHADILTYVAGGGQIAAGLLLVLGLFTPLAAAGALAYFINGVLTGVSSDNQGRLGLFLPDGHEFHLILIVVAVAIVLVGPGRYGLDGDRGWARRPFIGSIAALLLGIAGGIAMWVFLNGANPLG